Proteins encoded in a region of the Panthera tigris isolate Pti1 chromosome B2, P.tigris_Pti1_mat1.1, whole genome shotgun sequence genome:
- the LOC102965375 gene encoding GTP-binding protein 10, which translates to MVRCGSVWFRKYGNFIDNLRLFTRGGSGGMGYPRLGGEGGKGGDVWVVAHKKMTLKQLKDKYPQKRFVAGEGANSRVNALKGSRGKDCEIPVPVGISVTDENGKIIGELNKEKDRILVAEGGLGGKLLTNFLPLKGQKRVIHLDLKLIADIGLVGFPNAGKSSLLSQVSHAKPAIADYAFTTLQPELGKIVYNDFRQISVADLPGLIEGAHMNKGMGHKFLKHMERTRQLLFVVDISGFQLSSQTQYRTAFETIILLTKELELYKEELQTKPVLLAVNKMDLPGAQDMFHVLMNQLQNPKDFLHLFKKNMIPERTVEFQHIIPISAITGEGIEELKNYIRKSLDEHANQENDAYHKKQLLNLQISNTISYNEPPPKNGVTSPR; encoded by the coding sequence ATGGTGCGGTGCGGTAGCGTGTGGTTCAGAAAGTATGGAAACTTCATTGATAACCTAAGACTCTTCACCAGGGGAGGAAGTGGTGGAATGGGTTACCCTCGTTTAGGTGGAGAAGGTGGAAAAGGTGGTGACGTCTGGGTTGTAGCCCAtaagaaaatgactttaaaacaacTTAAAGACAAATATCCTCAGAAACGGTTTGTGGCTGGAGAAGGAGCAAATAGTCGTGTTAATGCACTGAAAGGCTCCAGAGGAAAAGACTGTGAAATTCCTGTACCTGTGGGTATTTCAGTAACTgatgaaaatggtaaaattatAGGAGAACTCAATAAAGAGAAGGACAGAATTTTGGTAGCTGAAGGAGGTCTTGGTGGTAAATTACTTACAAATTTCTTACCATTGAAAGGCCAGAAACGAGTCATTCACCTTGATCTAAAACTTATAGCTGATATAGGCCTAGTAGGATTCCCAAATGCAGGAAAATCCTCTTTGCTAAGTCAGGTTTCTCATGCAAAACCTGCAATCGCAGATTATGCATTTACAACATTACAGCCTGAACTTGGAAAGATTGTGTATAATGATTTCAGACAGATATCAGTAGCTGATCTTCCTGGTTTAATAGAAGGAGCACATATGAACAAAGGAATGGGCCACAAATTCCTCAAGCATATGGAAAGAACTAGACAACTACTTTTTGTTGTCGATATTTCTGGATTTCAGCTTTCTTCCCAAACTCAATACAGAACTGCCTTTGAAACCATAATACTTCTTACAAAAGAGTTGGAGTTGTACAAAGAGGAACTTCAGACAAAACCTGTACTCCTGGCAGTTAATAAAATGGACTTGCCAGGTGCCCAAGATATGTTCCATGTACTGATGAATCAACTCCAGAATCCTAAagattttttgcatttatttaagaaaaacatgattCCAGAGAGGACTGTGGAGTTCCAACACATCATCCCCATCTCTGCAATTACGGGAGAAGGAATTGAAGAATTAAAGAACTATATAAGAAAATCTCTGGATGAACATGCCAACCAGGAAAATGATGCATATCATAAGAAACAGTTGCTTAATTTACAGATTTCTAATACAATATCTTATAATGAGCCACCACCAAAGAATGGTGTTACTAGTCCCAGATAG